A window of Hordeum vulgare subsp. vulgare chromosome 5H, MorexV3_pseudomolecules_assembly, whole genome shotgun sequence genomic DNA:
CTTTCTTTGGGAGGAGATATCAAGCTGCTGGAATGGATCCTCCTGGACTAAATGCCGTTAGAATGGCCTGCTCCAGGTGACCTACGGAATCAGTTGCTTCGTCTTACTATTTTTCCTTTTAAGGAGATCTTTATAGACTAGTATGACATGATCTCCAGAACGACCAACTAGGATTTACTCCTTAACATAGTGTGTTTAGTCTGACAAGGATTTCTTTCTTACTCTTGTTAATACCAAAGTATGTATGTGCCCTCAATACATTTGGTTTGGCTACATTTCATTCATTTCTGTCTGGATAGTTATCATCTTGTTAGCCCATGTTAAGTCGGATATGACTGGAGGTGTTGTTTGCTGAAGCACACACCGAGGATCGATAATCTGTACCAATTAGCCCACTTTTCAGTTTTCACTTGTGTCGTCCGACAGTAGTACTTAAAACTTGAATCATAATAGACCACTTTTTTGTGCGTGTTGAAGTTTCTGAAACTGCTTGAGGTATGGTGGGGTATAATTAACGACTTGTTACTTCTGCCCCTTGTTTTAAATTGGTATGATCAATCAGCTGCCAGATGTCTGCACTCTCCTAATATGGGCCTGAATTCAGAGTACTAGTTTGTTATGACATGATTGCTATCATATCTCTTGACTAGCCAGAGATAGGTATGCAAAATGCTTGTCATGCCGCCCCATCAAACTTCAACAGGCCTGGGAGGAAGCGGCAGCGACTCTCTCATACAGGGCGAGAAGAGAGCAGAGGACCCTTGTATGTATCGTAGAGCTCATATCTTACTCGTACTTCTTGTCCTGTAATTTTGGGCTGATGATGGTTTTCTCTTTAACTTGTGCGGCTGCAGGGATGATGCCCTGCCAGTTGGTGTTATTTGAAGTCCAAAGTGTGCAGGCCATGAATTTTGAGTACATTGATGTCATAATGAAGAGTAATATGGCTGGTCCAAAGCGTTTGCTCATTGATATCGACTTGAGCAGCCACTTTGAAATACCGATCAGTTGATTCCTAGGTCTAGGTTGTGTTGGTACCTACCCACACTGAACGTGATGATAGACACAGCATAATGGTCCTGAAGGAAATCTCCAAAAAGTCCTCACTGACAATCAGAACTTATACATCTCCCATGTGATCCATGTGAGTTCTGGTTCATTTGAACATATCTTGTAAGAGTCTACGAGAGCCTCATAGGCAAATGTGAACGGAAAATATTCCGTTGGACTCTAACCTTTCAAAAAATAAGATATAAGTATAAAACATTTGCACACTTAGTGTACGGTATTTTAACAGAAATTGTCAAAGGCACCAGAGCTAATTGAGAAGCTATATACCACACTAACGTGTTAATTAGTACGCTACTTGTCAACTTGTGTGCGGTTGTGTTAGTGACAAGACAGAATGAACGGCATGATGCATAAACTAATCGTCGTTGCTAATAAGCATCTCAAAGATTTTTTGACTTGGCCGTCGACAGGGGATATTGATGAGCAGGGATGGCATATCGTGCCTGTCCCGCTTAAATCGATCCCTATGATTTAAAATGGCTGGATGACATGATGCGAATTTCTCATGAGAATCTGGCATAACCTTGGTTACCACTGACGCTATTACGGTGGAGAGGTGGGGCAATTTGTCAAATTTCTTCCATTTTCTAAACCTTCAAAGTCTCCTCTCATCATCTCTGTCCATCTCAAGGTGAGCCGTGCTTTCTCAAGTTGACTAGAAGCTGCATGGATATATGTCACGATCCTAGTGCTTCTGAGAAATGCAGTTCAGTTCCTAGGATGAGgtttagattttttttttttagaaaataatAATCCTATTCAAGCAAAAAAATTAATAATCCTAGGATGAGCAATTCAGACTATGTCATCTTCTATTGTTGTTGTACTGACTATGCGGAGTCCAAGGAtgatcttagagcatctctagccaaCCTCCTATAATTTAGAGGAGGCACCCCCGAGTGTAAATATTTGCTCCTCTAAACAGGTGTCATTTCTGACTGATCCCCTAAACTGGACTTTAGAAAAAAATCTCAAATCTTTCTAGTCTTAGTCTACATTTCAACTACATATTTGCACACATATTaaatcccaacataataattaagGTTCACACAATTCGCGTATATTAAGGGCTCCTTtgatacaaaggaatttcattggaTTTTTGAAGGATTTGGATCCTTAGGATTTTTTCCTACGATGGTCGTTTGATTCATAGGATTGAAATCCTTTGGAATTTTTCCATCCACTCAAACCTCTTTATAGAATTCTTTTGTTTTTCCTGTGCTATCAAACACATTTCCATATCCTATAGTGTAGAAAAGTACATGCCACTCTATTCCTACGTTTTTCCTATTCCTGCATTTTGAGAATCCTACAAATCAAAGAGGCCCTAAAAATTTAAAATTTACAAAATGaattattcaaattcaaatacaCAAAAGGGTTCAGATGATGAAAGCGCATGATAAAAGCACAACTATGAAGTGCCATGGAGATGCCACTGATGCAGTCAATTGATCCAAGCATCCCAGACCATCCTTGTTCTTCATTCAAAGCCAAAAGTCTCTCGGTGCCTTCATCGTTCGGTGCCCTCAAGTATTTTGGCCCAAATATCTCAATCACGCCCTCCAAGACTGTATCTTCTCCAACGCGGACATAGTCGTCAACGGCATCGGCCGAACAAGCATATGCTACCACTCGAGCAGCCGCAATACTCTTCATCAAAGGGCTCGCACTATCTCAATGCACTCCTCCTGAGTTTGAACCAATCATGATGCTTCTTCATGGCTTTTGCAATGGCGAGTAAGAGACTTGTGTGCATCCCAGATAGTTAGAAGCCAAGCCCTCTACAATCTAGTGAGGTTGGGCCTCCCTGATCTCGTCTCGCCCAATCTGGAATGGTTGTCCATCTCTCCCTATCTTCATTTTGATGCCGTGAGCTTCTTCTCACTTCGACTAGAGAATTCCCAGTCCATTGTCCACAACGTCACTCCAACTAAAAGGTGTTCTAGAGATCCCGAGGCGCCATCCATCTTTGCTCAAGGTGGGCCGCTGGCGAGAGCATGTCATCGTTGATATGCTCAAGAACATGTGTgttatttttaatttttgtaTGGATAGTCTTTTAAGGGCTGGACAACTTTAATATATGACATTGACCTTCTCGGAGGAAAAAAGAAACATCGGCCTTACAGAAAAATTGTATTGGTATCGTCGTTTTAACAATTTTATACTggtatttgttttacctttttgttACTTACATGTGTTGTTTTTTAAGTAAAATAATACATTCCTAATAACTCGGTGACATATGGCTGCTTCATATTTGCTACATATGGTTGAGAACAAACTTATTTGACCATGATTATGTCCTTAATCTCACCCGAGGAGGCGGACTTATTATGGTGCCAGTTTTAAGGTTTAATAACAAAGGCATCACAGCTAAATATATGTATCcgtctttgttttatttttagggcTCGTTGAGTTGTGTCCTCAGCAGAATCCTTCCGCACTTTGTGTTGTGTGTGTTTGAATTTGTTCTCGTATTGAACCCTGTAATTGTGGTAGTTTGTTTTAtctataaagcggggcgaaagtCTTTTTGATAACCCGTTATACCAGGCTAACGTGTTTTAATTGATATATACTCCTTGTCAACTTGTGCGGTTGTGTTCGTGACAAGACAAAATGAACGGCATGACGCACAAATTAGTCTCCGTTGTTAATAAGCATCTCAAAGCAAGACACAGATTTTGACTTGGCCGTGGACAGGTATATTGATGAGCAGAGAAGGCATATCATGTCTGCCCCGCTTGCATGCATCCCTATGATTAAACAATGGCCGGATAACGCGATGCAAGTTTCTCATGAGAATCAGGCATAACCTTGGTTAGCGCTGACGCTACTTGCATGGGGAGGTGGCGCAATTTGTCAAATTTCTCATGAGTCCCCTATCATCCATGTCCCTCTCAAGGTGAGCTGGTCCTGTCTTGTAGGGAGTTGACTAGTAGCTGCCTCCCGAATCACAATTTAGTTTAACTCCTAGAGGAGAAGATCTCGAAAATAATAATCCTATGATGAGCAGTTCATACAATGTCATGTGAACAACGTCTCCGCAGAGCAAGTTACACAATTTCTTGCTCTCTCATGCTCCATGCTCTTTGCACGAGGTCGAAATGAGCTTACCCAGGATGACATCATATGGAAGCACACGAATAGTGGGATTTACTCCGCCGCATCCGCGTACAAGACGCAATTCCTCGGGTTGGTTCTCTCACGCATGGACAGGATGGTTTGGAAGGCTTGGGCTCCTCCAAAAGTCAAGTTCTTCGCTTGGTTGGCTTTACAAGACAGAATTTAGACCGCTGATAGGTTGGCGAAGCGAGGCTGGCCAAACTGTGGCCTATGTCCCCTTTGCAAGAGAGTGCAAGAATGTGAAACCCACCTATTCTACAAGTGCCGCTACACTAGAAGACTATGGCCCCTAGTCATTGACAAGTACCACATTCTTGGCCTTGACATGAACACTTGGCCCTTGTTCGACTCGGTTGACGCTTGGTGGGCAAGTATTTGTGATTGCTCTTTGCCACTCAGGCAAGCAAAGGCATTCCTCACCATGCTTGTATCATGGACGATCTGGAACGAGCGAAATGCAAGATTTTTCATGCACAAGAGCACGCCACTGACTATTTTGCTTGCTTCCATCGCGTCAGAGGCTAGCCGCTAGGTCGCCGCCGGTGCCAAAAAACTATGGTTCATAATATTGCGAGAGTAATCCTCATGTCGTGTAATCGGGTGGTTTGTAACAAACTCTATTCCTTCTCATTTAATAGATGAGGCAAAGCTTTTGCCTccgtttaaaaaataaaataaaatactatGTCATCTTCAACTGCTGGTGTTGACATAATTTATCTGATGAGGTTGCTTTTACAACGCTTGCCACGTTGTATATGCATGCACGATTTAACACATTTTTCTAACCAGAAAGAAAATAGCACCCAATTTTCTTGCGCTCATGTTGTGGATAGCCTCGTTTTCGGTTTGTCTAGTTCTTTTACCATCAATGATTTGGGTTGAGGCCCTGTTTGGTTCATAAGTCCTAAAACTTTTTTAGtctcaacttataagtcataaattCCTAAAAAGTTCCTACCTGTTTGGTTCCTAGGACTTAACATGGACTAAAAGACCATATTACAACTATAAGTCCCTATAAGTCTCTCCTTGAGAGTCTTATTTCATAAGTCCCAAATGACCACATTAAGCTCCTATAAACCCCTCCTGTTTGGTTTAGATGAGACTTAAAGGGACTTATAAGTTCTAAGTCTTTAATAAGTCCCTGTAACCAAACACCCCCCGAGTGTGTTATTTTCTTGGATTTGAGGCTGATTTGGGCTGACTCGGAGGAAGGACCTTGACCAAAcacaagtatatataatgatcttcTTCACGGTGCTCACATGGAAAACTGCAAGGCATTATCCACCTCTATCTCCGCCACGTGGACAACCATTGAGTTGGTGGGTTGCAATGCCTTACTCCCACATGTCCTAACATTCCTTCCCCTGTAAATAAGGTGCCAATATGACGCTGATCGATGTGCACTGGGAAGCTATGAAGCAGATTTTACGTTTTATCACAAGCAACTTTGTGAGTCGTATCTGGTGACTCACGGATCAGTTAATCCCCCCAAACCCTGACCCCTAGGAGCCGCTCTCATCGTGTCGCTCCAACTTTTGGCTTTGACAAAGAAAGTTTAGATGATTCGTTCATAATCAGAATTATGGATGAAAACGGAACGGAAAGTTCCGCTTTCTTGGATGGAAAACAGAAATAGAGAGGAAATACGGAAATTTGTAAAGCGAAAGCAGATCTTTTTTATGTGCAAACagaaacaaaagcaaaaaagGTGTTTTCCATTGGAACAAACATGAAAACAAAAATTTCAGTCTCCGTGAAAATGGAATTTTCATTTTACTTTGACTGCTTTGTAAACCAACTGCCAAACAATATAAAACAATATTGTGAGTAGAATGGCCCATGCGAAGCCCAACTTTTACTACCATGCACGTattcaactactccctccgtttctaaatataagtttttaaatAGATTTCATTAATGgattacatacgaatgtatatgaacatactttaaaatatagattcattcattttgttttgtatgtggactactagtgaaatatcttaaaagacttatatttaggaacggagggagtagatccaAATAATTTTCCAGTATTACTACAAACCTACGGTAAGTCACTAGCCTGATAATATTATTTTGTAGTCACATCAACAATATTATTTTGTAGTCACATCAACAATACTGGCCGGAACTTACCGTAGATTTGTTTAAGCTTTCTCTTTCGTTGACTCGCGAACGTACAGTACCGAGGTTCTTTGGCTACGAAGAGATGCATCAGCTTCACAAGCAAATGGTAGCTCACTCTCTGAGCTTGAGCTTTGACCAGTGGATGGTGCGTCGACTGGGAAGTTCGTCAGAGTTGGTGTCGTCTTTCAGAGGTGACCGGTGATGATCGAGACGCGGCGTTGTTGGTCTATTGTAGGGCAAGTTTTTTTTACTTTGTAGTGATGTCGTCGGTGATGGTTGTCTTCGGACTAGCCTTGTTGTGATGTTTGCATTATCCTTGTTGTTCGCAACTTGTAATTCAGATTCTGTCCTACGCAAAAAAAAAAGATTCtgtctttttataaaaatatggtattctgaagaaaaaaaacaagCAATGGTAGCTCACTCTCTGAGCTTTGACCAGTGGAGCTGCAATTTGATTGATTGATGTGTATATATATTACGGGCATATACATGAGCCGGCCCTGATTGGGTGGCCCGCAAACATATCATACTAGTAGTAGTTTAAGCGTTTTATATGTATCACAAAAACCAAATTAAGGATCTTCGACCAACTCAACAGCCTGCAGCTGCAATAGCTAGCACGCACGACTTGTCCTAGGCCATGGACGGCTGTACGGCGGCGGTTCGTGCCTGGTCCTCCTCGTTGTCCTGTGCCTCGCCGGACATCTCCTCCAGCGACTTCCCGTTGGCCTCCGGCACCAGGAAGGTGAACATGAACCCCAGCAGGTTGACCCCGGCGAGCACGAAGAGGGAGTTGCGCACCCCGATCCCGGGCCTGTACCCGGCGTCCGGCTTGTGCGGGTCCTGCGCCGCGTACAGGAACCCGAACGCCCCGATCATGGCCCCGGccttccccgccgccgccgatATCCCGTGGCACGTCGACCGCAGCCTCGCCGGGAAGATCTCCGCCGGCACGACGAAGGTGGTTGCGTTGGGCCCGAAGTTggcgaagaagaaggtgaagccgTACATGACCACGAAGCCGATCTGGTTGCCCGGCGTTGTCCAGTGGTGGTACGGCACGGCGAGGCCGAGCATGAAGACGGTCATCATGAAGAATCCCATGAGCTGGATGGCGAAGCGGCCGACGACGTCGATGAGGAAGACCGTGAACCAGTAGCCCGGCACTGTGCCGCAGAGCGCGATGAGCGTCTGCGCGCGGGAGATGCGGAACACCTCGTCGAGCGCGCTCATGGTGCGCGCCTTGGGGATCCAGTTGATGCTCGTGAAGATGTCCTTCTGGAACAGGTTCTGGCTGTAGAAGGCGATGTCCAGCAGGAACCACGTGGTGGCCGTGCCGACGAGGTGGAGGCCGTGGCGCCGCGCGAACTGCGGCGAGAAGAGGCCGAAGTCGTTCGCCCCGCGGCTCACCATCTCGTCCATCTTCTCCGTCTCGTCCTCCAGCTCCACCTGCAGCACCTTGGACATGTCGGCGGCTGCCAGCTTGGCGTTCTTGGCGACGAGGGCGGTGTAGCGCGCCGTCTCGGGCATCTTCATCCGCCAGTAGTAGGTGAGCAGGGCCGGCAGGGCGCCGAGCATGAGGATGATGCGCCACACGAAGTCGGCCTCCGTGCCGGTGGACGCGACGCGGTCGTCCTGGTAGGCCGGCTCGTGGAACCCGGCGCGGAAGGCGGATGAGATGATGAGGGTGACGATGCCGCCGGCGAGGATGCCGAAGCCCTGCATGGCGAAGACGGCGGCGATGAATGCGCCGCGGGTCTTCTTGTTGGCGTACTCGGACATGATGGTGGCCGAGAGCGGGTAGTCGCCGCCGATGCCGAAGCCGAGCCAGAAGCGGAAGAAGCAGAGCGTGGCCATGACGCTCTTGGGTGTGTGCGCGAAGGAGAGGCCCGAGCCGATGGAGCAGATGACCATGAGGAGGAGGGTCATGCCGTAGACGCTCTTGCGGCCCATCTTGTCGCCGAGCCAGCCGAAGAAGAGCTGGCCGGCGAGGGTGCCGCAGAAGGCGACGCCgttgacggcggcggcgacgctGGGGGGCAGGGAGCCGGGGTCGGGCTTGGAGAGGTCGGTGTAGTAGATGCGGCCGAGGAGCTTGGTGACGAGGGAGATGCAGAAGAGGTCGTAGGCGTCGGTGAAGAAGCCCATGCCGGCGACGACGATGGCCGTGAAGTGGTACCACTGCGTCTTGGCCGCGTCCAGCGCGCTCAGCACCTGCAGCCCCTGCTGCTCCGACCGCgccatgctgctgctgctgttgctgcacaGGGGACTGACGTTTGGCCGCGGCACGCTGCGAGTGTGAGAGCTAGACGACGGTGCCCGCCGGCCGGAAGACTTTGTTGTGTTGTGGTGCAGAAATAATGGGCCGCCTACTGCTCGTATAAatagggcgaggaggaggagaccgGCCGCAGCTCGAAATTGTGGAAAAGCTAGGTTAACCGTATGCCTAGCAGAGACGGGATGCGTGTTAATATATAACACAAGATATACAAAGTTTGTTATGCCGATGATTGATCTTCAAGTCATATCTCTTTGGCATAGATGGTTTAAACTAACTTATCTCTAAGTCTAAGTTATTTTTATACGGTTTATACAATACCGTAGATTACAACTTCTAACACTCCTCCTCAATCGAAACTATCTAAGTTAAGATTGTGTCTAAATGAAGCTAGCTGTTGTGTTGTCAATGGTTTAGTAAAACCATCTGCCACTTGATCTCCAGTGGGTACAAACCGGATGTTTAATTGTTTGCTGGCTACTCTTTCACGAACAAAGTGATAGTCAATCTCGATATGTTTAGTCTTGGCATGAAAGATAGGATTAGCAGATAAGTACGTGgcaccaagattatcacaccaaAGAGATGCTGATGATGGGTGTGAAACACCCAATTCTGTCAACATATTCTGCACCCATATGATTTCAGCGGTAGCATTTGCTAGTGCTTTATATTCAGCTTCTGTGCTTGACCTGGATACAGTAGCTTGCTTGCGAGCACTCCAGGAAACTAAGTTGCTGCCCAAGAAGACTGCAAATCCCCCTGTTGATCTCCTGTCATTAGGGTGTCCTGCCCAATCTGCATCAGAGAAGGCACTGACTAGCATTGAGTCTGACTTGCCAAGCTTAAGTCCATGGCCCTTGGTTTCTTGAAGATGCCGAAGTATTCTTTTGACAGCTGCAAAGTGTACACTGGTTGGAGCATGTAAGAACTGACAGACTTTATTCACTGAGTATGAGATATCTGGTCTAGTCAATGTTAAGTATTGTAGGGCTCCTACAACACTTCTGTACTTGGTAGCATCTTCTGACACAAGTACCCTCCCAGAATAAAGTGACAGTTTTTCAAAAGTTGACAAAGGAGTAGGAGATGGCTTACAATTCTTCATGCCTGCTCTCTGGAGTATATCCTGCacatatttctcctgtgatagcaCAATGCCACTTGCCACATGTtttacctcaatgccaaggaagtaGTGGAGATCACCAAGATCTTTGAGAGCAAAATCCATGCGCAAATCCTTGAGAAGAGCTTCAACAGCTTGGGAACATGAACTGGTGATaattatatcatcaacataaatgagCATATAAATAGTGACTCCTTTCCTATGATAAAAGAACAATGAAGTGTCACCCTTTGAGGGCATAAAACCCAATGACTGCAATTTGAAAGACAGCCTATAGTACCAAGCTCTTGGTGCTTGTTTGAGACCATACAAG
This region includes:
- the LOC123394912 gene encoding probable inorganic phosphate transporter 1-8, whose amino-acid sequence is MARSEQQGLQVLSALDAAKTQWYHFTAIVVAGMGFFTDAYDLFCISLVTKLLGRIYYTDLSKPDPGSLPPSVAAAVNGVAFCGTLAGQLFFGWLGDKMGRKSVYGMTLLLMVICSIGSGLSFAHTPKSVMATLCFFRFWLGFGIGGDYPLSATIMSEYANKKTRGAFIAAVFAMQGFGILAGGIVTLIISSAFRAGFHEPAYQDDRVASTGTEADFVWRIILMLGALPALLTYYWRMKMPETARYTALVAKNAKLAAADMSKVLQVELEDETEKMDEMVSRGANDFGLFSPQFARRHGLHLVGTATTWFLLDIAFYSQNLFQKDIFTSINWIPKARTMSALDEVFRISRAQTLIALCGTVPGYWFTVFLIDVVGRFAIQLMGFFMMTVFMLGLAVPYHHWTTPGNQIGFVVMYGFTFFFANFGPNATTFVVPAEIFPARLRSTCHGISAAAGKAGAMIGAFGFLYAAQDPHKPDAGYRPGIGVRNSLFVLAGVNLLGFMFTFLVPEANGKSLEEMSGEAQDNEEDQARTAAVQPSMA